One Bombus fervidus isolate BK054 chromosome 5, iyBomFerv1, whole genome shotgun sequence DNA window includes the following coding sequences:
- the Skd gene encoding mediator complex subunit skuld isoform X5, which translates to MTHPSHQTNGASLEDCHTNFFALTDLCGIKWKKLVWGEVAGDFGGTPLEDPVLSSFSRCLAGDILCVWRRVAATPATSGPATASTTGAGIFDLGIAPSPAPPPLSLTAAKELWIFWYGEEPDLSGLVSPELIACESEQGSWESGLSYECRSLLFKALHNLIERCLLSRDFVRLGKWFVQPYDGFEKHRCSSIIYSSHLSFSFAFFVHGESTVCASVDVRQHPAVRHLTRTCLQRTQTSQSGVKVILAPYGLAGTLTGPVGRTDSQLLEEWKHFYPINGSNVEAGLPSLVEVLVGGVRMRYPSCYVLVTDMDDTPSDTALSPPNSPASYEHPLLSQQDIRAATELPERVWAECTLSSPISASKTESSTEPGTWTFIDPTQKSSCTCSKSVLNRTEAPSTPPGGPPSYSRGPPTGGDCLPVPSVGSPGSPAPSPLPTPHSEPASVPPAEPTMPTLSPQPPPSHTNTAPPLTPSQGPKSISSACNNQVHSPAPGPTLKRPVLASRECEDIYLENEQSLPWLYDYSTQEAWLNHPVKRFKESNTSPVNVRSNTLYPPMNSQVPQSQTPKLEIKQEPNVNVGDCIGRRTDPYEFDATGEENGTSVDGLRRPRDDPTKPGSLFTSEGLQASYKDLDQIFDNSDPDTSSDETNLNQLQVQTPPESNRSGGLHEETRVDANNRHNNRGVGVLRPEELSKMFPTPPSLEHNPVASPCQLNDPLMDQTELSVPQRPLRHVPDIYPNMGSPQEEPIDDWSYVFKPTPICKMVGSSKYAPLTNLPSQSLPPVTLPSHCVYRSSWQCNSTSNNSDKPLPPTRPGSVQQQQQQPCPPSPAPLGAPYRSATISGRPPPPPYDQPSPATSTTSSYLNKNLNSIEADTPGPTRAPESNSLIVNILLGDTVLNIFRDHNFDSCSLCVCNAGPKVVGNIKGADAGVYLTHSWSGGALFQDDDQIRCSCGFSAVVNRRLAHQAGLFYEDEMEITGIAEDPAEKKKASLIAVACGGGKPSEGLDVIPPNVLELLREQCLIIQSSASSLYRASRIYSSMKSYPMLTPTVNMLEFNDGNEVSLAALDQGKINGTHNERTNRVIGVHRWVFLRAKGPQCSGDIVRMMRALQPLLQDAVQKKCTTRMWEAPYTVAGPLTWRQFHRLAGRGTDDRCEPQPIPALVVGYDRDWLSLSPYALSYWEKLLLEPYAGPRDVAYVVVAPDNDCVINKVKSFFRELSTTYEICRLGRHTPISKSLRDGILRVGKASMQKQVKQPIDDWFKLLGENQLGELLRLYAQVCNHRLAPYLTQVIQDRSLLDPGDPQPTNKQQQPQTTIPVTDTMPVTPDVMTNKPESVEGENPRSETPSSNTTANTNSNTGNTTPTSQTAAIHTNTTSGPDEEEIEPPAIVVYLVEPFSLGGPEDADRRRLAILALLRAYSTAVNSMPENLRSNINVQIISLESIMELGRARERRKIQDEMRALALNVFLQGRRLLNHNSTVKSLTGFGTAAAADIFLKSKDERNRASYRLYSPAYVLAPLRAKSEAPESFGIAGPEECAVLYLSYCLSEDQSWLLAVATDDRGEIFETATINIDIPNRKRRKRASARRIGLQKLMDFILGVMSQGVQPWRLVVGRVGRIGHGELKGWSWLLSRKALLKASKHLKEICGQCSLLYPSAAPCVLSACLVSLEPDSTLRLMADQFTPDERFSQASVNCQLSTPQDVTCTHILVFPTSATTQSSQTAFQEQHINGPELGDDELFSALNDDMPEGMEGMGDFNDIFNVWPEAGAGGGQSPGGSPHRPEGSPLGGDGGGSGLGNHDGPGSPFPCSNTPRVAVAEQAEEVGTLLQQPLALGYLVSTAPTGRMPPWFWSACPHLEGVCPVFLKNALHLHSPAIQQNSDDLLQQQSALTAHPLDSQYTTDVLRYVLEGYNALSWLAVDANTKDRLSCLPVHVQALMQLYHAAAALV; encoded by the exons aCGGATCTCTGCGGCATCAAATGGAAAAAACTCGTGTGGGGCGAAGTAGCCGGCGATTTCGGGGGCACCCCCCTCGAGGACCCGGTGTTATCGAGCTTCTCGCGGTGCCTCGCGGGTGACATTCTCTGCGTGTGGCGACGAGTCGCCGCTACACCAGCTACCTCCGGCCCAGCAACCGCCTCGACAACTGGAGCTGGAATCTTCGACCTAGGCATTGCACCCTCGCCCGCACCGCCACCCCTTTCCCTTACTGCCGCTAAGGAACTCTGGATTTTCTGGTATGGCGAGGAACCTGATCTCTCCGGTCTTGTGTCACCGGAACTCATCGCATGTG AGAGTGAACAGGGTTCTTGGGAAAGCGGACTATCGTATGAGTGCCGGTCACTTCTTTTCAAGGCTCTGCATAACTTAATCGAACGGTGCTTACTATCTCGTGATTTTGTTCGCCTTGGAAAGTGGTTCGTACAACCTTATGATGGATTCGAGAAACACCGTTGCAGTAG tatcATTTACAGTAGCCACCTATCATTCTCCTTTGCATTTTTTGTGCATGGAGAAAGCACTGTATGTGCAAGTGTGGATGTCAGGCAGCATCCTGCTGTGAGACATCTTACCAGAACTTGCTTACAACGCACCCAAACTTCCCAGTCTGGTGTCAAAG TGATACTAGCTCCTTATGGACTAGCAGGTACATTAACTGGCCCAGTGGGGCGTACAGATAGTCAACTCCTTGAAGAATGGAAACACTTTTATCCAATTAATGGCAGTAATGTAGAAGCAGGACTTCCATCTCTAGTAGAAGTGCTTGTTGGTGGTGTTCGCATGCGTTATCCCTCATGTTATGTCCTGGTCACAGATATGGATGATACTCCATCTGATACTGCTCTTTCTCCACCAAATAGTCCTGCTAGTTACGAACATCCTCTCTTGAGTCAGCAGGATATACGAGCGGCTACCGAATTACCAGAACGTGTATGGGCAGAATGTACTTTGAGTTCACCAATTTCTGCTTCCAAGACAGAATCTTCCACAGAACCTGGAACCTGGACCTTCATTGATCCAACACAAAAGTCTTCCTGTACCTGTTCAAA GTCTGTATTGAACAGAACAGAAGCGCCGAGTACACCACCAGGCGGACCTCCTTCCTATTCAAGGGGACCACCAACAGGAGGAGATTGTCTACCAGTTCCATCTGTTGGCTCACCAGGATCTCCTGCACCTTCACCTCTTCCAACTCCACATTCCGAGCCAGCATCAGTTCCACCAGCAGAGCCTACAATGCCTACTCTTAGTCCTCAACCACCACCCAGTCATACAAACACTGCCCCACCACTAACCCCTTCTCAAGGTCCAAAATCAATTTCCTCTGCATGCAATAATCAAGTGCATAGTCCAGCCCCTGGACCAACATTAAAACGACCAGTCTTAGCCTCTAGAGAATGTGaggatatatatttagaaaacgaACAGTCATTACCTTGGCTCTATGATTATTCAACGCAAGAAGCATGGCTCAATCATCCTGTAAAGCGTTTTAAGGAATCTAATACCAGTCCAGTCAATGTGAGGAGCAATACATTATATCCACCAATGAATTCTCAGGTTCCTCAATCTCAAACACCCAAATTAGAGATTAAGCAAGAACCAAATGTCAATGTT GGAGATTGCATTGGAAGAAGAACAGATCCATATGAGTTTGATGCAACAGGTGAAGAAAATGGTACAAGCGTTGATGGACTTAGACGGCCAAGAGATGATCCTACTAAACCAGGATCGTTATTTACTAGTGAAGGTCTTCAAGCATCCTATAAAGATTTAGACCAAATCTTTGATAATTCCGATCCTGACACTTCTAGCGATGAAACC aatttaaatCAGCTTCAAGTACAAACTCCCCCAGAGTCGAATAGATCTGGTGGACTACATGAAGAAACCAGAGTAGATGCCAATAACAGACATAATAACCGGGGAGTTGGCGTGTTACGACCAGAAGAACTTTCCAAAATGTTTCCGACGCCACCATCCTTAGAGCATAATCCCGTTGCTTCGCCTTGTCAGTTAAATGACCCTTTAATGGACCAGACGGAACTTTCTGTACCTCAACGACCACTTAGGCATGTCCCCGACATTTATCCGAACATGGGATCTCCTCAAGAAGAGCCAATCGATGATTGGTCCTACGTGTTCAAACCTACACCTATCTGTAAGATGGTTGGTTCTTCCAAATATGCTCCACTCACAAATCTACCCAGTCAATCTCTACCACCTGTTACACTGCCATCGCACTGCGTATATAGATCTTCTTGGCAGTGCAACTCTACTTCCAACAATTCAGATAAACCACTTCCACCAACTAGACCTGGTTCAGttcaacaacaacaacaacaaccaTGCCCTCCGAGTCCAGCACCATTGGGAGCACCATATCGCTCGGCAACTATATCCGGAAGACCACCGCCGCCGCCATATGATCAACCAAGTCCAGCTACATCTACCACTTCTTCTTATCTGAACAAAAATCTGAATAGCATCGAAGCAGACACACCAGGCCCTACTCGTGCGCCAGAATCGAACTCTCTCATAGTGAATATCCTCTTAGGTGACACTGTGCTTAATATCTTCCGTGATCACAATTTTGACAGTTGCAGTCTCTGCGTGTGCAATGCAGGTCCAAAAGTTGTTGGTAATATTAAAGGTGCAGACGCTGGTGTGTATCTTACACACTCATGGTCAGGCGGAGCGCTATTTCAAGATGATGATCAGATTAGGTGCAGTTGTGGCTTTAGTGCGGTTGTAAATCGACGGTTAGCTCATCAAGCTGGCTTGTTCTACGAAGATGAGATGGAAATTACTGGTATTGCAGAGGATCCagcagagaagaaaaaagcgtCTCTAATCGCTGTAGCCTGTGGAGGGGGCAAACCGTCGGAAGGTTTAGACGTGATACCACCTAATGTGTTAGAATTGCTCAGAGAACAGTGCCTGATCATACAGAGCTCCGCAAGCAGTCTTTACAGAGCATCCAGGATCTATTCCTCAATGAAGAGCTACCCGATGCTTACGCCTACTGTGAATATGTTAGAATTCAATGATGGTAACGAAGTGTCGCTAGCAGCTCTCGATCAGGGTAAAATTAATGGTACACACAATGAAAGAACTAATCGTGTAATTGGAGTGCATCGATGGGTGTTCCTTAGAGCAAAAGGACCTCAGTGCAGTGGTGATATCGTGAGAATGATGAGAGCTCTACAACCACTGTTACAAGATGCTGTGCAGAAAAAATGTACAACTCGTATGTGGGAAGCACCATATACCGTTGCAGGTCCCTTGACTTGGAGACAATTCCATCGTTTAGCTGGTCGCGGAACCGATGATCGCTGTGAACCTCAACCAATACCTGCATTGGTTGTTGGATATGACCGAGATTGGTTGTCTTTATCACCTTATGCTTTAAGTTACTGGGAGAAACTACTCTTGGAGCCATATGCTGGACCAAGAGACGTCGCCTATGTAGTGGTAGCACCAGACAATGATTGtgttattaataaagtaaaatcaTTCTTCCGCGAACTATCAACTACGTATGaa ATTTGTCGGCTAGGAAGGCATACACCTATTTCAAAATCGTTACGCGATGGTATTCTTCGCGTTGGAAAAGCATCAATGCAGAAACAAGTCAAGCAACCAATAGACGATTGGTTTAAACTCTTAGGAGAGAATCAATTAGGAGAACTATTGCGGTTGTATGCGCAAGTCTGTAATCATCGATTAGCTCCATATTTAACACAAGTTATTCAAGATCGAAGTTTGTTAGATCCTGGAGACCCGCAACCGACCAACAAACAACAACAGCCGCAAACAACTATTCCTGTTACTGATACAATGCCAGTCACACCTGATGTAATGACAAATAAACCAGAATCAGTTG AAGGAGAAAATCCTAGAAGTGAAACACCATCGTCGAACACAACAGCAAATACTAATTCTAATACCGGTAACACAACACCAACTTCACAAACTGCCGCGATACACACTAATACAACATCGGGTCCAGATGAAGAGGAAATTGAGCCTCCAGCTATAGTCGTTTACTTAGTAGAACCTTTCTCATTGGGAGGTCCCGAAGATGCTGACCGACGAAGACTTGCTATTTTAGCTTTGTTACGTGCATATTCGACAGCAGTTAATAGCATGCCTGAAAATCTTAGATCCAATATCAATGTTCAG ATAATATCTTTGGAAAGTATAATGGAGTTAGGACGAGCTAGGGAAAGGCGCAAAATACAGGACGAGATGAGAGCTTTAGCGTTAAACGTGTTTCTACAGGGCCGCCGGTTATTAAATCATAACTCCACAGTAAAAAGTCTTACTGGTTTTGGTACCGCTGCCGCAGCAGACATTTTCCTTAAGAGTAAAGAT GAACGAAATAGAGCCTCGTACCGGTTGTACTCACCCGCCTACGTCTTGGCTCCACTACGGGCGAAAAGCGAAGCACCAGAGTCTTTCGGCATCGCTGGACCAGAAGAGTGTGCAGTTTTGTATCTCAGCTATTGTCTTAGCGAAGATCAATCATGGCTGCTTGCGGTTGCAACTGATGATAGaggagaaatatttgaaacagcTACTATCAACATCGATATAccaaatagaaaaagaagaaaacgcgCTTCAGCCAGACGAATTGGATTACAAAAATTGATGGATTTCATACTTGGTGTAATGTCTCAAGGT GTACAACCTTGGAGGTTAGTAGTAGGTCGTGTAGGACGTATCGGACATGGTGAGCTGAAAGGTTGGAGCTGGTTACTATCCAGAAAAGCGCTTCTCAAAGCCTCTAAACACCTTAAAGAAATATGTGGCCAGTGCAGTCTTTTATATCCGTCAGCAGCACCTTGTGTGCTTAGCGCCTGTCTAGTCTCCCTTGAACCAGATTCAACTCTCAGGCTTATGGCTGATCAATTCACACCTGATGAAAGGTTTAGTCAGGCGTCAGTAAACTGCCAATTATCTACACCACAAGATGTTACGTGCACTCATATTCTCGTTTTTCCTACATCTGCTACCACACAG TCATCACAGACTGCATTTCAAGAGCAGCATATTAATGGACCAGAATTAGGAGATGATGAGCTATTTTCTGCACTAAACGATGATATGCCAGAAGGTATGGAAGGCATGGGAGACTTTAATGACATCTTCAATGTATGGCCAGAGGCTGGTGCTGGTGGAGGTCAAAGCCCTGGTGGTAGCCCACATCGTCCTGAAGGATCCCCACTGGGTGGGGATGGTGGAGGTTCAGGATTAGGCAATCATGATGGCCCTGGTAGTCCGTTTCCATGTAGTAACACACCAAGA GTAGCAGTTGCTGAACAAGCAGAAGAAGTTGGAACTTTATTGCAGCAACCACTTGCTCTTGGTTACTTAGTGTCTACTGCACCAACTGGACGAATGCCACCATGGTTTTGGTCAGCCTGTCCCCATTTAGAGGGTGTTTGCCCGGTGTTCTTGAAAAATGCCTTACATTTGCATAGTCCAGCAATACAGCAGAATAGTGATGACCTATTGCAACAACAAAGTGCACTCACTGCTCATCCGTTAGATTCACAGTATACCACCGATGTGCTCAG atATGTGCTGGAGGGATACAATGCACTATCGTGGCTCGCAGTGGATGCGAACACGAAGGATCGTTTATCCTGCTTACCAGTGCACGTACAAGCGCTCATGCAACTCTACCATGCAGCGGCAGCTCTCGTCTGA